Proteins encoded within one genomic window of Streptomyces kaniharaensis:
- a CDS encoding ABC transporter permease: MSAMTLAPAEPAPRFTDLLAAEWIKLRSLRSTYFVLALATLAAIAINLNGVHSDLVYIDQPPPELDGFRPYRYDPLFHGLSGIAGDVMALAAGSLGAITVFGEYTTGMIRTTFAAVPDRRGVVAAKVTLVAGITLLAGTIMSVASFFGSNAIVASRHVGLSIADEGCLRAVLAYAVAVPVCGLIGMAFGAVLRHATASIVSLVALLFIVPLLFGGDRYRWLKEIGNHLPLRAESRLTINPNSATTMGRYPPTVLESWITLAVWAAVAIVVTVAVVRRRDV; this comes from the coding sequence ATGAGTGCGATGACCCTAGCCCCGGCCGAGCCGGCACCCCGGTTCACCGACCTGCTCGCCGCCGAGTGGATCAAGCTGCGCTCGCTGCGGTCCACCTACTTCGTGCTCGCGTTGGCGACCCTGGCCGCGATCGCGATCAACCTCAACGGCGTCCACTCGGACCTGGTCTACATCGACCAGCCGCCCCCGGAGCTCGACGGCTTCCGGCCGTACCGGTACGACCCGCTGTTCCACGGCCTCAGCGGCATCGCGGGCGACGTGATGGCGCTCGCGGCCGGCAGCCTCGGCGCCATCACCGTGTTCGGCGAGTACACGACGGGGATGATCCGCACGACCTTCGCCGCCGTCCCGGACCGCCGGGGCGTGGTCGCGGCCAAGGTGACGCTGGTCGCCGGGATCACGCTGCTCGCCGGGACGATCATGTCGGTGGCGTCCTTCTTCGGCTCCAACGCCATCGTCGCCTCCCGGCACGTCGGGCTCTCCATCGCCGACGAGGGCTGCCTCCGGGCCGTCCTCGCCTACGCGGTGGCCGTGCCGGTCTGCGGTCTGATCGGGATGGCCTTCGGCGCCGTGCTGCGGCACGCGACCGCCTCGATCGTCTCGCTGGTCGCGCTGCTGTTCATCGTGCCGCTGCTGTTCGGCGGCGATCGCTACCGGTGGCTCAAGGAGATCGGCAACCACCTGCCGCTCCGTGCCGAGAGCCGGCTGACGATCAACCCGAACTCCGCCACGACGATGGGCCGGTACCCGCCGACCGTCCTGGAGTCCTGGATCACCCTGGCGGTGTGGGCCGCCGTCGCGATCGTGGTCACGGTCGCCGTGGTACGGCGGCGCGACGTTTGA
- a CDS encoding sensor histidine kinase, whose translation MITDPRPPLLRRLPAGAWVAALWTTVIVFRVFTRDDELHQLLRYDGNLEDMPFLVTAVVTTLVAALLVRLPPAAVAVALAGCAYTLGMRGVQETPVVQFLIADVIVGYCAATRSRLVSLYAAGMPAVMLGTMVVWGAVHEYPVNPMAFGGLAATVVIAWLVGNTVHQGRVHAEALRGRATEQAVTAERLRIARELHDMVAHNIGIIAIQAGMGSRVMDTQPAETRNALDAIEATSRETLAGLRRMLGALRQGESESAPLEVAPGLAELDRLVEKTAGAGVRVAVTRGGEPRALPSDVDLAAYRIVQEAVTNVVKHSGTRDCHVTVDYRPDEVAVTVVDLGVGAAPDARSGYGIAGMRERVSLLDGQFSAGPRPEGGFRVAARLPLPVEVGP comes from the coding sequence ATGATCACCGACCCCCGTCCGCCGCTGCTCAGGCGCCTGCCCGCGGGCGCGTGGGTGGCGGCGCTCTGGACGACCGTCATCGTGTTCCGGGTGTTCACCCGCGACGACGAACTGCACCAGCTCCTCCGCTACGACGGCAACCTGGAGGACATGCCGTTCCTGGTCACCGCGGTGGTCACCACGCTGGTCGCGGCGCTGCTGGTCCGGCTGCCGCCGGCCGCCGTCGCGGTGGCGCTCGCCGGCTGCGCCTACACCCTCGGGATGAGAGGGGTCCAGGAGACGCCGGTGGTGCAGTTCCTGATCGCCGACGTGATCGTCGGCTACTGCGCGGCCACCCGCTCCCGCCTCGTCTCGCTGTACGCCGCCGGGATGCCGGCCGTCATGCTCGGCACGATGGTGGTCTGGGGAGCCGTCCACGAGTACCCCGTCAACCCGATGGCCTTCGGCGGCCTCGCCGCGACCGTCGTGATCGCGTGGCTGGTCGGCAACACGGTCCACCAGGGCCGCGTCCACGCCGAGGCCCTGCGCGGCCGCGCCACCGAGCAGGCCGTCACCGCCGAACGGCTACGCATCGCCCGCGAGTTGCACGACATGGTCGCCCACAACATCGGCATCATCGCCATCCAGGCCGGCATGGGCAGCCGGGTCATGGACACCCAGCCCGCCGAGACCCGCAACGCGCTCGACGCCATCGAGGCCACCAGCCGGGAGACCCTCGCCGGGCTGCGCCGCATGCTCGGCGCGCTGCGGCAGGGCGAGTCCGAGTCGGCGCCTCTCGAAGTCGCGCCCGGGCTGGCCGAGTTGGACCGGCTGGTAGAGAAGACCGCGGGCGCGGGCGTCCGCGTCGCGGTCACCCGCGGCGGCGAGCCGCGCGCGCTGCCGTCCGACGTCGACCTCGCCGCCTACCGGATCGTCCAGGAGGCGGTGACGAACGTGGTCAAGCACTCCGGCACCCGCGACTGCCACGTCACCGTCGACTACCGCCCGGACGAGGTCGCCGTCACCGTCGTCGACCTGGGCGTCGGCGCCGCTCCGGATGCCCGTTCCGGCTACGGCATCGCCGGCATGCGCGAGCGGGTCAGCCTGCTGGACGGCCAGTTCAGCGCCGGCCCGCGCCCCGAAGGCGGCTTCCGCGTCGCCGCCCGACTGCCGCTCCCCGTGGAGGTGGGACCGTGA
- a CDS encoding methyltransferase domain-containing protein has product MGAQELDLAGLRRVYGRPGSRLFYTRVARNARHWGWTEPGQSKWRLWRAQRQLEDVLGRKLALPADARVLDAGSGAGVVARAMADRFGLAITGVDVLDFHVAEARRLSTRTGLAQRTSFTWGDYHQLPFPDGTFDGAYSMETLVHSYDPPRALAEFHRVLRPGGRLVLLGPMSTVPLDEMAPRERALLEPYLDAMVMTGAKIYHARNLPQLLTEAGFEVEEALDATPYYLPTTEAVHAYFWLPWAVLRRFGDPARWLNLRSTVEMYDVREYVAWYVHTAVKPQE; this is encoded by the coding sequence ATGGGCGCTCAGGAACTCGATCTCGCCGGGCTGCGCCGGGTCTACGGCCGCCCGGGGAGCCGGCTGTTCTACACCCGGGTGGCACGCAACGCCCGGCACTGGGGGTGGACCGAGCCGGGGCAGTCCAAGTGGCGGCTCTGGCGGGCGCAGCGACAGCTGGAGGACGTGCTGGGCCGCAAACTGGCGCTCCCGGCGGACGCCCGGGTGCTGGACGCGGGCTCCGGGGCAGGGGTGGTGGCGCGGGCGATGGCGGACCGGTTCGGGCTGGCGATCACCGGGGTCGACGTGCTGGACTTCCACGTGGCCGAGGCCCGCCGACTGAGCACCCGCACCGGGTTGGCGCAGCGGACCAGCTTCACGTGGGGCGACTACCACCAACTTCCGTTCCCCGACGGCACGTTCGACGGCGCCTACTCGATGGAGACGCTGGTCCACTCCTACGATCCACCGCGCGCCCTCGCCGAGTTCCACCGAGTGCTGCGCCCCGGCGGCCGACTGGTGCTGCTCGGCCCGATGAGCACCGTGCCGCTGGACGAAATGGCGCCGCGGGAACGGGCGTTGCTCGAACCGTACCTGGACGCGATGGTGATGACGGGCGCCAAGATCTACCACGCCCGGAACCTGCCGCAACTGCTCACCGAAGCCGGGTTCGAGGTGGAGGAGGCGCTGGACGCGACGCCGTACTACCTGCCCACGACGGAGGCGGTGCACGCGTACTTCTGGCTGCCGTGGGCCGTGCTGCGCCGCTTCGGCGACCCGGCACGGTGGCTCAACCTCCGCTCCACGGTGGAGATGTACGACGTCCGCGAGTACGTCGCCTGGTACGTCCACACCGCCGTCAAGCCGCAGGAGTGA
- a CDS encoding IS1182 family transposase → MRDALGPLFSDEDFTAGEFEEMYADLGRPGISPALLVMVTVLQFLHNLSDRDAAVAVADRISWKYALGLELEYTGFDASVLCEFRARLASGDRADALLSLMLERLKAAGLVRSGGRQRTDSTHVLACVRRLNRIECLGEALRAALEEIARTSPGLIVPLLGPGWDERYGRKVETSRLLRRKNASAARLAEQIGADGQSLIAAIDADATAGWMNDLPQVKIMRELWDQHFEATGTGQLRYRDTRELPPSAQRIRSPHEIDARYSTKGTPGADSVEWTGSKGHLTESCDEDLPNLVTDVHTTCATEPDVSATTPIQDKLIDRDLKPGEHLTDSGYPTGANIGASLERGITLIAPVTIQTGRGAHNGTFTPKDFHVDWQAGVTRCPAGATSISMRPKKNGLIRVAFSRAHCRPCPIRAQCTSSAPHLGRSLEIHPEPIHTARMRMQTEQDSPEWRETYRVRAGIEGTVSQAVRGPGLRRSRYRGLAKTHLQNVLIGIAINIRRLGAHYDTTTRSDRRPTRIHALCTQHGIATTA, encoded by the coding sequence GTGCGGGACGCGCTGGGCCCGTTGTTCAGCGACGAGGACTTCACCGCGGGGGAGTTCGAGGAGATGTACGCGGACCTGGGGCGGCCCGGTATCTCGCCGGCCCTGCTGGTGATGGTCACGGTCCTGCAGTTCCTGCACAACCTCTCCGACCGGGACGCCGCGGTCGCGGTGGCCGATCGGATCTCCTGGAAGTACGCGCTGGGGCTGGAGCTGGAGTACACCGGTTTCGATGCCAGCGTGTTGTGCGAGTTCCGCGCCCGTCTGGCGTCCGGCGATCGGGCTGATGCCCTGCTGTCGCTGATGCTGGAGCGTTTGAAGGCCGCCGGCCTGGTGCGCTCGGGCGGGCGGCAGCGCACCGACTCGACTCACGTCCTGGCGTGCGTGCGCAGGCTGAACCGCATCGAGTGCCTGGGGGAGGCCCTGCGCGCGGCCCTGGAGGAGATCGCCCGCACCAGCCCCGGCCTGATCGTGCCGCTGCTCGGGCCCGGCTGGGACGAGCGCTACGGCCGCAAGGTCGAGACCAGTAGGCTCCTGCGCCGAAAGAACGCCTCGGCCGCCAGGCTCGCCGAGCAGATCGGCGCCGACGGCCAGAGCCTGATCGCCGCCATCGACGCGGATGCCACCGCCGGGTGGATGAACGACCTCCCGCAGGTCAAAATCATGCGCGAGCTGTGGGATCAGCACTTCGAGGCCACCGGCACCGGCCAACTGCGCTACCGGGACACCAGGGAACTGCCGCCGTCGGCACAGCGCATCCGCTCGCCCCACGAGATCGACGCCCGCTATAGCACCAAGGGCACGCCCGGCGCAGACAGCGTGGAGTGGACCGGCTCCAAGGGCCACCTGACCGAGTCCTGCGACGAGGACTTACCCAACCTGGTCACCGACGTCCACACCACCTGCGCCACCGAACCCGACGTCAGCGCCACCACCCCCATCCAGGACAAACTCATCGACCGGGACCTGAAGCCGGGTGAGCACCTGACGGACTCCGGCTACCCCACCGGGGCGAACATCGGCGCGTCCCTGGAGCGCGGCATCACCCTCATCGCGCCCGTCACCATTCAGACCGGCCGAGGCGCCCACAACGGCACGTTCACCCCCAAGGACTTCCACGTCGACTGGCAGGCAGGCGTCACCCGCTGTCCCGCCGGGGCCACCAGCATCTCCATGCGGCCGAAGAAGAACGGCCTGATCCGCGTTGCTTTCTCCCGCGCGCACTGCAGGCCCTGCCCCATCCGCGCCCAGTGCACCTCCTCCGCCCCCCACCTCGGCCGGAGCCTGGAGATCCATCCCGAACCGATCCACACGGCCCGGATGCGGATGCAGACCGAACAGGACAGTCCCGAATGGCGCGAGACCTACCGGGTCCGCGCCGGGATCGAAGGCACCGTCTCTCAAGCAGTCCGAGGCCCAGGTCTGCGGCGTTCCCGCTATCGGGGCCTCGCCAAAACCCACCTCCAGAACGTTCTCATCGGCATCGCGATCAACATCCGCCGACTCGGCGCCCACTACGACACCACCACCAGATCAGATCGCCGCCCCACCCGCATCCACGCGCTATGCACCCAACACGGCATCGCAACGACGGCCTGA
- a CDS encoding DUF4291 domain-containing protein: MTALREIRADHDGRTIVLYQAYAPAVAEPALAAGRFVPPFSFHRMTWIKPSFRWLMHRSNWGQKPGQTRLLAVRITREGWEEGLARAVLTTADPDEVAGAEVHVQWDPERTLRGAALNHYSIQVGIGRSLIRTFAEEWVTELTDLTPQVHRIAALVRGGRAAQAQRLLPPERPYPLPAATARRLGIG, encoded by the coding sequence GTGACCGCCCTGCGCGAGATCCGCGCCGACCACGACGGACGGACGATCGTCCTCTACCAGGCGTACGCCCCGGCCGTCGCCGAACCGGCGCTGGCGGCGGGCCGGTTCGTGCCGCCGTTCTCCTTCCACCGGATGACGTGGATCAAGCCGTCGTTCCGCTGGCTGATGCACCGCAGCAACTGGGGGCAGAAGCCGGGCCAGACCCGGTTGCTGGCCGTGCGGATCACCCGGGAGGGCTGGGAGGAGGGGCTGGCCAGGGCCGTCCTGACCACCGCCGACCCGGACGAGGTGGCGGGCGCCGAGGTGCACGTCCAGTGGGATCCGGAGCGGACGCTGCGCGGGGCGGCGCTCAACCACTACAGCATCCAGGTGGGCATCGGCCGTTCGCTGATCCGCACCTTCGCCGAGGAGTGGGTGACCGAGCTGACCGACCTGACCCCGCAGGTGCACCGGATCGCCGCGCTGGTCCGGGGCGGCCGGGCGGCGCAGGCACAGCGCCTTCTGCCGCCGGAGCGCCCGTACCCGCTGCCGGCGGCGACGGCGCGGCGCCTCGGCATCGGCTGA
- a CDS encoding NADAR family protein, which yields MTIYFYDADEIPYGCFSNFSAHGVELDGRHWPTAEHYFQAQKFAGTRHVEAILRAPTPLRASQLGRERTRPLRRDWEHVKDDVMRRVVEAKFRTHADIRAVLLSTGTEELVENTGGDHYWGRGRTGKGRNMLGRILMRTRHRLAAEGEPAR from the coding sequence ATGACCATCTACTTCTACGACGCCGACGAGATCCCCTACGGCTGCTTCTCCAACTTCTCCGCCCACGGCGTGGAGCTGGACGGCCGCCACTGGCCGACCGCCGAACACTACTTCCAGGCCCAGAAGTTCGCCGGCACCAGGCACGTCGAGGCGATCCTCCGGGCGCCCACGCCGCTGCGCGCCTCCCAGCTGGGCCGCGAGCGCACGAGGCCGCTGCGGCGCGACTGGGAGCACGTGAAGGACGACGTGATGCGACGCGTCGTGGAGGCCAAGTTCCGTACCCACGCGGACATCCGGGCGGTGCTGCTCTCCACCGGCACCGAGGAGCTGGTGGAGAACACCGGCGGCGACCACTACTGGGGCCGCGGCCGCACCGGGAAGGGCCGGAACATGCTCGGCAGGATCCTGATGCGCACCCGCCACCGCCTGGCCGCCGAGGGGGAGCCGGCCCGGTGA
- a CDS encoding tyrosine-protein phosphatase: MSLVNFRDPALLGDPDGRRVRPGVLYRSAQPFPAADAATVAQLRACDIRTIVDLRDTFETDPADWAAAEAAGIAVVAAPVNPATDGLAERMRTMTTAADLGHFYVLMAESAPAAVVAAVEAAARPGAVLLHCAAGKDRTGLLTALLLDLLDVPADRIVADYVRTADALPEIFAGLAERHRTALNGHRDVTIPAPLLQAPAEAMAVFLDQVRTRHGGAASFLPACGVTPEILTAFLAKAAAEAGHGLIGAQVML, encoded by the coding sequence ATGTCCCTGGTCAACTTCCGTGACCCCGCCCTCCTCGGCGACCCCGACGGCCGACGGGTCCGTCCCGGCGTGCTCTACCGCTCCGCCCAGCCGTTCCCGGCCGCCGACGCCGCGACCGTCGCCCAGCTGCGAGCCTGCGACATCCGCACGATCGTCGACCTGCGCGACACCTTCGAGACCGACCCCGCCGACTGGGCCGCCGCCGAAGCCGCCGGCATCGCCGTCGTCGCCGCCCCGGTCAACCCCGCCACCGACGGCCTCGCCGAACGGATGCGCACCATGACCACGGCCGCCGACCTCGGCCACTTCTACGTGCTGATGGCCGAGTCCGCCCCCGCGGCCGTCGTCGCCGCCGTCGAGGCCGCGGCCCGCCCGGGCGCCGTCCTGCTGCACTGCGCCGCCGGCAAGGACCGTACGGGCCTGCTCACCGCGCTGCTGCTGGACCTGCTGGACGTCCCCGCCGACCGCATCGTCGCCGACTACGTCCGGACCGCCGACGCTCTCCCGGAGATCTTCGCCGGCCTGGCCGAGCGCCACCGCACCGCCCTCAACGGCCACCGCGACGTGACCATCCCGGCCCCCCTCCTGCAGGCGCCGGCCGAGGCGATGGCCGTCTTCCTCGACCAGGTCCGCACCCGCCACGGCGGCGCCGCCTCGTTCCTCCCCGCCTGCGGCGTCACCCCGGAGATCCTGACCGCCTTCCTCGCCAAGGCCGCCGCCGAGGCCGGACACGGGCTGATCGGTGCCCAGGTCATGCTCTGA
- a CDS encoding GntR family transcriptional regulator, giving the protein MATNPPSTPLYRRLARQLQERIDAGTYPAGARLPSEPELSAEFGVNRLTVRQAVAELERAAVVEIRRGVGTFVRPPAVRVSIAVDPRSQRFDLGSVHSALPDADDGEFVVGAPPVAGSPEDEEAARQLGRETAELSRVDTVIRLGGRARAACSYWMPFGPLPADLVRPGRPGNLVLDLARAAGVELEYDWRAFGAIGADLADAELLGVPAGTPLLVREGVSCTPDGTPALYVRRRIDGSSARFVLNFRESRQDGAQPGPQPYGL; this is encoded by the coding sequence GTGGCGACGAATCCTCCCAGCACCCCCCTCTACCGCCGCCTGGCCCGGCAGCTTCAGGAGCGGATCGACGCCGGCACGTACCCGGCGGGTGCGCGGCTGCCGAGCGAGCCGGAGCTGAGCGCGGAGTTCGGCGTAAACCGGCTCACCGTGCGGCAGGCGGTGGCGGAGCTGGAGCGCGCCGCCGTGGTGGAGATCCGGCGCGGGGTCGGGACGTTCGTCCGCCCGCCGGCGGTGCGGGTGTCGATCGCGGTGGATCCGCGCAGCCAGCGGTTCGACCTGGGCAGCGTGCACAGCGCCCTGCCCGACGCCGACGACGGCGAGTTCGTGGTGGGCGCCCCGCCGGTGGCCGGGTCGCCGGAGGACGAGGAGGCGGCCCGCCAGCTGGGCCGGGAGACGGCGGAGCTGTCCCGGGTGGACACCGTGATCCGCCTCGGCGGCAGGGCGCGGGCGGCGTGCAGCTACTGGATGCCGTTCGGGCCGCTGCCGGCGGACCTGGTGCGTCCGGGCCGCCCCGGCAACCTGGTGTTGGACCTGGCCCGGGCGGCCGGGGTGGAGCTGGAGTACGACTGGCGGGCGTTCGGCGCGATCGGCGCCGACCTGGCCGACGCCGAGCTGCTGGGCGTCCCGGCGGGCACACCGCTGCTGGTGCGCGAGGGCGTGAGCTGCACCCCGGACGGCACCCCGGCGCTGTACGTACGGCGGCGGATCGACGGCAGCAGCGCCCGCTTCGTGCTGAACTTCCGCGAGTCGCGCCAGGACGGCGCCCAGCCCGGCCCGCAACCCTACGGGCTGTAA
- a CDS encoding FAD-dependent oxidoreductase gives MAYAITRTCCNDASCVSVCPVNCIHPTPDEPEFGTTDMLYIDPAACIDCGACADACPVDAVHPVDRLRGPDTVFGDLNRDWYRDHPSDHAWGAPAFPRSLPDGLGPLRVAIVGTGPSAAYTAQELLRSTGAEITMIDRLPVTGGLLRHGVAPDHQSTKRIAESFAGVFHDPRLRMHLNLDVGADITHDELAAHHHAVVYAVGAAADRRLGIPGEDLPGSLPATTLVGWYNAEPTVPAEAVSLTSGERAVVVGNGNVAVDIARILLTDPDRLAATDIADHALAALRRSRVREVVLLARRGPEQAAWTRPEFLALRQLPGVDVVVDDHPEVRAAIGTAAPDSRAALLAGLPLERFDGEAEPGPGRRIVLRFLSAPTALTGHGRVAAVSVGRTTLAGERAEPTGEEDVIRAGLVVRSIGHRGVPVPGLPFDEAAATITHRGGRVVDPSTGRALTGAYVVGWAKRGPSGGIGANRACARETADALLDDAIARALPTPSGTRKDFDRLVRRRRPDAVGLKELRAVDRTERARGESQGRPRVKLATVPELLAAGRRRGSRRG, from the coding sequence ATGGCCTACGCGATCACCCGGACCTGCTGCAACGACGCCTCGTGCGTGTCCGTGTGCCCGGTCAACTGCATCCACCCGACCCCCGACGAACCCGAGTTCGGCACCACCGACATGCTGTACATCGACCCGGCGGCGTGCATCGACTGCGGCGCCTGCGCCGACGCCTGCCCGGTCGACGCCGTCCACCCGGTCGACCGGCTGCGCGGACCCGACACCGTGTTCGGCGACCTCAACCGCGACTGGTACCGCGACCACCCCAGCGACCACGCCTGGGGCGCGCCCGCCTTCCCGCGCAGCCTGCCCGACGGCCTCGGGCCCCTGCGGGTCGCCATCGTCGGCACCGGACCGTCCGCCGCGTACACCGCCCAGGAACTGCTGCGCAGCACCGGCGCCGAGATCACCATGATCGACCGGCTGCCCGTCACCGGCGGCCTGCTGCGGCACGGCGTCGCGCCCGACCACCAGTCCACCAAGCGGATCGCGGAGAGCTTCGCGGGCGTCTTCCACGACCCGCGGCTGCGGATGCACCTGAACCTCGACGTGGGGGCGGACATCACGCACGACGAACTCGCCGCCCACCACCACGCGGTGGTGTACGCGGTCGGCGCGGCGGCCGACCGGCGGCTCGGCATCCCCGGTGAGGACCTGCCCGGCAGCCTGCCCGCCACCACCCTCGTCGGCTGGTACAACGCCGAACCGACCGTGCCGGCCGAAGCGGTCTCGCTGACGTCCGGCGAACGGGCGGTCGTCGTCGGGAACGGGAACGTCGCCGTCGACATCGCGCGCATCCTGCTCACCGACCCGGACCGGCTCGCCGCCACCGACATCGCCGACCACGCCCTCGCGGCGCTGCGCCGCAGCCGGGTGCGGGAGGTCGTACTGCTCGCCCGGCGCGGGCCCGAGCAGGCGGCGTGGACGCGGCCCGAGTTCCTCGCGCTGCGCCAACTGCCTGGCGTGGACGTGGTGGTGGACGACCACCCGGAGGTGCGGGCGGCGATCGGGACGGCGGCACCGGACTCGCGCGCGGCGCTGCTCGCCGGGCTGCCGCTGGAGCGGTTCGACGGCGAGGCGGAGCCGGGCCCGGGGCGGCGGATCGTGCTGCGCTTCCTGTCCGCGCCGACGGCGCTGACGGGGCATGGCCGTGTGGCAGCCGTCTCCGTCGGCCGGACCACACTCGCCGGTGAGCGCGCCGAACCCACCGGCGAGGAGGACGTGATCCGGGCCGGCCTGGTCGTCCGCTCCATAGGCCACCGGGGCGTCCCGGTGCCGGGCCTCCCGTTCGACGAGGCGGCGGCCACCATCACCCACCGCGGGGGCCGCGTGGTCGACCCGTCCACCGGGCGCGCCCTGACCGGTGCGTACGTGGTCGGCTGGGCCAAGCGCGGCCCCTCCGGCGGCATCGGCGCCAACCGCGCCTGCGCCCGCGAGACGGCTGACGCCCTCCTCGACGACGCCATCGCCCGCGCCCTCCCCACCCCGTCGGGCACCCGCAAGGACTTCGACCGCCTCGTCCGCCGGCGGCGCCCCGACGCCGTCGGCCTGAAGGAACTACGAGCCGTCGACCGCACCGAACGCGCCCGAGGCGAATCCCAAGGCCGCCCCCGGGTGAAACTCGCCACGGTGCCGGAACTCCTGGCAGCCGGGCGGCGGCGGGGAAGTAGGCGGGGCTAG
- a CDS encoding helix-turn-helix domain-containing protein: protein MRIAPDSERAALEAFAELTLQPGPGYRPVLRVATGRRHSQASGVLRSREEARRGARPLLDTIAVQAEAAYVNAEAARRLGPSMRTLGYRLERTKALTGYDLSDALQRFTLETAAMGARLLNQPEQPPL from the coding sequence GTGCGCATCGCCCCGGACAGCGAGCGGGCGGCACTGGAGGCGTTCGCGGAGCTGACGCTCCAACCCGGCCCGGGATACCGGCCGGTGCTGCGGGTGGCGACGGGCCGCCGGCACTCGCAGGCGAGCGGGGTGCTGCGCAGCCGCGAGGAGGCGCGGCGCGGGGCACGTCCGCTGCTGGACACGATCGCCGTGCAGGCCGAGGCGGCGTACGTGAACGCGGAGGCGGCACGCCGGCTGGGGCCGAGTATGCGGACGCTCGGCTACCGGCTGGAGCGGACCAAGGCGTTGACCGGATACGACTTGTCGGATGCGTTGCAGCGCTTCACGCTGGAGACGGCAGCGATGGGGGCACGGCTGCTGAACCAGCCGGAGCAGCCGCCGCTGTAG
- a CDS encoding ABC transporter ATP-binding protein, producing MIEIERLSKRYGDTVAVDDLSFTVRPGTVTGFLGPNGAGKSTTLRMILGLDAPTGGTVTVDGVPFAGRPRGLRHIGALLDAQDVHGGRSARAHLSALARSNRIPLGRVEEVLHEVGLAKAGGRRIGGYSLGMKQRLGIAGALLGDPPVLLFDEPLNGLDPEGVLWVRGLFRRLAEEGRTVFVSSHMMAEMEHTADRLVVIGRGRLIADESLADFSARHADAHVAVRTPRLGALTAVLAGEGATVRPSGREEAVVTGLPAARIGELALRHGVVLHELASRTSSLESAFMALTADSVQYLAGEHPAVDCPAVGFPAGEYPVVEYPVVEYPAVEYPAGDAR from the coding sequence GTGATCGAGATCGAGCGACTGAGCAAGCGGTACGGCGACACCGTCGCCGTCGACGACCTGTCCTTCACCGTCCGGCCGGGCACCGTCACGGGCTTCCTCGGCCCGAACGGCGCCGGCAAGTCCACCACCCTGCGGATGATCCTGGGGCTCGACGCGCCCACCGGAGGCACCGTCACCGTCGACGGCGTGCCGTTCGCCGGCCGGCCGCGCGGCCTGCGGCACATCGGCGCGCTGCTGGACGCGCAGGACGTGCACGGCGGGCGCAGCGCCCGAGCACACCTGTCGGCGCTGGCCCGCAGCAACCGGATCCCGCTCGGGCGGGTCGAGGAGGTGCTGCACGAGGTCGGGCTCGCCAAGGCCGGCGGGCGGCGGATCGGCGGGTACTCGCTGGGCATGAAGCAGCGGCTCGGCATCGCCGGCGCACTGCTCGGCGACCCGCCCGTGCTGCTGTTCGACGAGCCGCTGAACGGGCTCGACCCGGAGGGCGTGCTGTGGGTGCGCGGGCTGTTCCGGCGGCTCGCGGAGGAGGGGCGGACGGTGTTCGTCTCCAGCCACATGATGGCGGAGATGGAGCACACCGCCGACCGGCTGGTGGTGATCGGGCGCGGGCGGCTGATCGCCGACGAGAGCCTCGCGGACTTCTCCGCCCGGCATGCCGATGCTCACGTCGCCGTGCGGACGCCCCGACTGGGTGCGTTGACGGCCGTGTTGGCCGGCGAGGGTGCGACGGTGAGGCCTTCGGGCCGGGAGGAGGCAGTGGTGACCGGGCTGCCCGCCGCGCGGATCGGTGAACTGGCGCTGCGGCACGGCGTGGTGCTGCACGAACTCGCCTCCCGTACGTCCTCCCTGGAGTCGGCGTTCATGGCGCTGACCGCCGACAGCGTCCAGTACCTGGCGGGCGAACACCCGGCAGTGGATTGCCCGGCGGTCGGATTCCCGGCAGGCGAATACCCAGTAGTGGAGTACCCAGTAGTGGAATACCCGGCTGTCGAGTACCCGGCAGGAGATGCCCGATGA